Proteins from one Falco cherrug isolate bFalChe1 chromosome 7, bFalChe1.pri, whole genome shotgun sequence genomic window:
- the LOC102054017 gene encoding lysophosphatidylserine lipase ABHD12-like, translating to MRRRGEQGGGARARDGDGDGAGDSARAEGKADAGRRQRGWLACCPRLRTLLLHLLLIYISVPFLIRLFPVLLTKFVYLNFLAFPFFVDFRRPELLLNNTINLYLTTEPDVTVGIWHTVPSSRGDEAQGKDQRWYEEALADAHPIIIYLHGNGGTRAASHRVQFLKTMGAAGFHILALDYRGYGDSSGYPTESGFTTDVLALYDWAKARSGNSSILFWGHSLGTGIATNAARKLQEERGVQVDAVVLESPYPSIREAAAHIPISKIYRQFPGFEYFILDSLALGNMFFCSDENVKVLTCPLLILHAEDDAVLPLHLAHKLFETARSTYKDKTKVKFITFPKKLGLGHDYISFNPELPALVKDFLNIQ from the exons ATGCGGCGGCGCGGCGAgcagggcggcggggcgcgggcccGGGATGGGGATGGCGACGGGGCCGGCGACAGCGCCCGGGCGGAGGGCAAGGCCGACGCGGGCCGGCGGCAGCG gggctggctggccTGCTGTCCCCGGCTGCGCACCCTCCTCCTGCACCTGCTTCTTATCTACATCTCCGTGCCCTTCCTCATCCGCCTCTTCCCTGTCTTGCTCACCAAATTTGTCTACCTGAACTTCT TGGCCTTCCCCTTCTTCGTGGACTTTCGGcggccagagctgctgctgaacaacACCATCAACCTGTACCTCACCACTGAGCCAGACGTCACGGTTGGCATCTG GCACACGGTGCCGAGCAGCAGAGGGGACGAGGCGCAGGGCAAGGACCAGCGCTGGTATGAGGAGGCACTTGCCGACGCTCACCCTATCATCATCTACCTGCACGGCAATGGGGGAACCAG GGCTGCGAGCCACCGTGTCCAGTTCTTGAAG ACGATGGGGGCTGCTGGATTCCACATCCTGGCTCTCGACTACAGAG GCTATGGGGACTCCAGCGGGTACCCCACAGAGAGCGGCTTTACCACAGATGTCCTGGCACTCTATGACTGGGCCAAAGCGCGGAGCGGGAACAGCAGCATCCTTTTCTGGGGACACTCCTTGGGGACAGG GATTGCCACGAATGCAGCAAGAAAACTGCAGGAGGAGCGAG GGGTCCAGGTTGATGCTGTTGTCCTGGAGTCACCGTACCCCAGCATCCGCGAAGCAGCTGCCCACATCCCCATCAGCAAG ATCTACCGCCAGTTCCCAGGTTTTGAGTACTTCATCCTGGACTCGCTAGCTCTGGGCAACATGTTCTTCTGCAGCGATGAGAA TGTGAAGGTGCTGACCTGCCCGCTCCTCATCCTGCACGCTGAAGATGATGCTGTCCTGCCTCTGCACCTGGCCCACAAG CTCTTTGAGACCGCTCGCAGTACCTACAAGGACAAAACCAAGGTGAAGTTCATTACCTTTCCCAAAAAGCTGGGCCTGGGCCACGACTACATCTCATTCAACCCAGAGCTGCCCGCCCTGGTGAA AGACTTCTTGAACATTCAGTGA
- the PYGL gene encoding glycogen phosphorylase, liver form, whose translation MSRPLSDQERRKQISIRGIVGAESVAELKRGFNRHLHFTLVKDRNVATPRDYYFALAHTVRDHLVGRWIRTQQYYYEKDPKRIYYLSLEFYMGRTLQNTMINLGLQNACDEAIYQLGLDMEELEEIEEDAGLGNGGLGRLAACFLDSMATLGLAAYGYGIRYEYGIFNQKIRDGWQVEEADDWLRHGNPWEKARPEYMLPVHFYGRVEHTATGAKWVDTQVVLALPYDTPVPGYMNNTVNTMRLWSARAPNDFNLRDFNVGDYIQAVLDRNLAENISRVLYPNDNFFEGKELRLKQEYFVVAATLQDIIRRFKASKFGSTDSVRTVFDSFPDQVAIQLNDTHPAMAIPELMRVFVDIEKLPWNKAWDITKRTFAYTNHTVLPEALERWPVDLVEKLLPRHLQIIYEINQRHLDYIASLFPNDVDRLRRMSLIEEGGTKRINMAHLCIVGSHAVNGVAKIHSEIVKAQVFRDFAALEPEKFQNKTNGITPRRWLLLCNPGLAELIAEKIGEDYVRDLSLLTKLHEFVDDDLFIREVAKVKQENKVKFALYLEKEYKVKTNPSSMFDVHVKRIHEYKRQLMNCLHIITMYNRIRRDPAKLFVPRTVIIGGKAAPGYHMAKMIIKLINAVGHVVNNDPVVGSKLKVIFLENYRVSLAEKVIPATDLSEQISTAGTEASGTGNMKFMLNGALTIGTMDGANVEMAEEAGEENLFIFGMRVEDVMELDREGYNAHEYYDQLPELKQAIDQIKSGFFSPDEPDLFKDVVNMLFHHDRFKVFADYEAYVKCQEKVSELYLNSKAWTKMVIKNIAAAGKFSSDRTIKEYAQDIWHVEPSDLKIPPPNEPRDAAEDKTPNGMAA comes from the exons aTGTCGCGGCCGCTGTCGGACCAGGAGCGGCGGAAGCAGATCAGCATCCGCGGGATTGTGGGGGCCGAGAGCGTGGCCGAGCTGAAACGGGGCTTCAACCGCCACCTCCACTTCACCCTGGTCAAGGACCGCAATGTGGCCACCCCCCGCGACTACTACTTCGCCCTGGCCCACACCGTGCGGGACCACCTGGTGGGGCGCTGGATCCGCACCCAGCAGTACTACTACGAGAAGGACCCCAAG agGATTTACTACCTCTCCCTGGAGTTCTACATGGGGAGGACTCTGCAGAACACCATGATTAACTTGGGGCTGCAGAACGCTTGCGACGAAGCCATCTACCAG CTCGGGCTGGACAtggaagagctggaggaaaTCGAGGAGGATGCCGGCCTTGGCAACGGTGGTCTCGGCAGGCTTGCTG cctgCTTCCTCGACTCGATGGCGacgctggggctggcagcataTGGCTACGGCATCCGCTACGAGTACGGCATCTTCAACCAGAAGATCCGGGATGGGTGGCAG GTGGAAGAAGCCGACGACTGGCTCCGGCATGGCAACCCCTGGGAGAAAGCTCGTCCCGAGTACATGCTGCCCGTGCATTTCTACGGCCGGGTGGAGCACACTGCCACCGGTGCCAAGTGGGTCGATACCCAG GTGGTGCTGGCGCTGCCCTACGACACCCCCGTGCCCGGGTACATGAACAACACCGTCAACACCATGCGGCTGTGGTCAGCTCGGGCACCCAACGATTTCAACCTGCGCGACT tCAATGTTGGAGACTACATCCAGGCCGTGCTGGACAGAAACCTGGCAGAGAACATCTCCCGTGTCCTCTACCCCAATGACAAC TTCTTCGAGGGGAAGGAGCTGCGGTTGAAGCAGGAGTACTTTGTTGTGGCTGCCACCCTCCAGGACATCATACGCCGCTTCAAAGCATCCAAATTCGGGAGCACGGACAGCGTCCGGACTGTGTTTGATTCCTTCCCCGACCAG GTTGCCATCCAGCTGAATGACACACACCCTGCCATGGCCATCCCTGAGCTGATGAGGGTTTTTGTGGACATCGAGAAGCTGCCGTGGAACAAG gcCTGGGACATCACCAAACGGACCTTTGCCTACACCAACCACACCGTGCTTCCCGAAGCCCTGGAGCGCTGGCCGGTGGACCTGGTGGAGAAGCTGCTCCCCAGACACCTGCAGATCATCTATGAGATCAACCAGAGACACCTGGAT TACATCGCATCCCTCTTCCCTAATGACGTGGACCGGCTGCGGAGGATGTCCCTGATAGAGGAGGGGGGCACCAAGAGGATCAACATGGCTCATCTCTGCATCGTCGGCTCCCACGCTGTCAATGGTGTGGCGAAAATCCACTCCGAAATAGTCAAGGCTCAAGT CTTCAGGGACTTTGCAGCGCTGGAGCCGGAGAAGTTTCAGAACAAGACCAACGGCATCACCCCGCGGCgctggctcctgctctgcaacccagggctggcagagctcaTCGCAGAG AAAATTGGGGAGGACTACGTGCGGGACCTGAGCCTGCTGACAAAGCTGCACGAGTTTGTGGACGACGACCTCTTCATCCGGGAGGTTGCCAAAGTGAAGCAG GAGAACAAGGTGAAGTTTGCGCTGTACCTGGAGAAGGAGTACAAAGTGAAGACCAACCCTTCCTCTATGTTTGACGTGCACGTGAAGAGGATCCACGAGTACAAGCGGCAGCTGATGAACTGCCTGCACATCATCACCATGTACAACC gcATCAGGAGGGATCCTGCAAAGCTGTTTGTGCCAAGGACAGTGATCATTGGGGGCAAG GCTGCTCCAGGGTATCACATGGCTAAAATGATCATCAAGCTCATTAATGCTGTGGGTCACGTGGTGAACAACGACCCTGTTGTGGGCAGCAAGCTGAAGGTCATCTTCCTGGAGAACTACAGGGTCTCACTGGCGGAGAAAG TGATCCCTGCTACCGACCTGTCGGAGCAGATCTCCACAGCGGGCACCGAGGCATCGGGTACGGGGAACATGAAATTCATGCTGAACGGGGCTCTCACCATCGGCACCATGGATGGAGCTAACGTGGAAATGGCCGAGGAGGCTGGAGAGGAAAACCTGTTCATCTTTGGCATGAGGGTGGAGGACGTCATGGAGCTGGACAGGGAAGG GTACAATGCCCACGAGTACTATGACCAGCTCCCTGAGCTGAAGCAAGCCATTGACCAGATTAAGAGCGGCTTCTTCTCCCCAGATGAGCCTGATCTCTTCAAAGATGTGGTCAACATGCTCTTCCACCATGACAG GTTTAAAGTTTTTGCAGACTATGAGGCTTATGTCAAATGCCAGGAGAAGGTCAGCGAGTTGTACCTG AACTCCAAGGCATGGACCAAGATGGTCATCAAGAACATTGCAGCAGCTGGCAAGTTCTCCAGCGACCGCACCATCAAGGAGTATGCCCAGGACATCTGGCATGTGGAGCCCTCTGACCTGAAGATTCCGCCACCCAACGAGCCCCGGGATGCAGCCGAGGACAAGACCCCGAACGGCATGGCAGCGTAG